The region GCGGTGGTGTTGGTGGCGGGCATTAACCTGTTGCTGACGCTGCTGCTGATTGCTCGTCTTAAAGAGCAGGGAAAACTACCCGCACGGTAGGGAATTGCCGCACACCCTCCGATTTATGAAGAAATCATCTTTCGAAACGGTTTGGTCATGTCAAAAACGTTTATCAAGTAGCCCTGCTTTTGTTGTGCCATTAATGTGGCTGTGTTTATATACAGTGATGTTAATCGTGCAATGAGGGGGGAAATATGACACTGCGTTTTGACGTGGCGCAACCTAAGAAGGTGCATTGCCTGCGCGTTATCGGGCCTTATCATCAATCGGTGCCCGATGGATTTCAGAAACTGATTGCGTGGTCGCAGGAGCAGCCGTTGCCCTGGACGGAAACGCTGGCGTTTTACTGGGACGACCCATCAGAAACGCAACAAGATCAGCTACGGGCGGATGTGGCGCTGGTCTTTCCCGAAGGGACGGCTATTGGTGAAAATACGCTGGGTGTGCGTGAGGAAACGGTTCCGGGGGGATTATTCGCCGTGCTTCATACCATTGTCAGCAACGGTGAATTTGCCAAAGCCTGGAGCGAATTGTATGACCTGATTGCGCAAAATGGATATAAGCCCGCCAGAGGCATTTGCTTTGAGAGTTATTTGTGCGATGGCAGCAGCGGAAACTGGGAAATTGAAATCTGGCAGTCGGTCGATCCGAATGATGACGCCCAATGAAGAACGCTCGTCTTTGCTGATGGCACGGATGCCATAAAGCCAGACGTAATATGTTCCGGCATTGCGTCGATCACCTTATGAAAAAATGGTGCGGCGCTGCCTGTGATAGTGATGTCTGGCTTTTATCGATGGTTATCTAATTCAGGAGCAGGGAACATCGCCCGGAGCAGCTATTTTTCAGACCTAATGATGGATGGTTTCCCAAAGCAGTTTTATCAACAGCGTAACTGCGAGTGTCAGAAAAAGACGCCGGATCCAGTGATTCCCCCCTTTTAAGGCCAGTTGTGTGCCAGCAATTGAACCGCAAATCGATGCGATGCCGAGTGGCACGGCAATACCGTAATTAATTAACCCGGCGGGAATCAGGAAAAAGAGTGTCGCGGAATTCGTTCCGAAGTTAACGACTTTGGCGCAAGCGGTGGCGCGCAGAAAATCGAAGTGAAAGAAACGGACGAAAAGGAATAACAGAAAACTACCCGTGCCCGGGCCGATAAAACCGTCATAAAACCCGATGGCAAGCCCGAGTGCGGCCCCTTTGACGAGGTCTCGTTGTGTCGGTTCCCGGCTGGTGTCCTGACTGCCAAACCGGGGGCGAAACCAGGTGTAAGCCACCATGATCGTCAACACGACGATAATAACGGGGCGCATCCAGGACGATGGCATGAAATCCAGCATTCGGATGCCGAGATAGGCTCCAGCAATGGCGGCCACGGCGGTGGGAAACATCAGCCGCCAGGGCAAACGCAATCGGGTAGCGAACTGCCGAACGGACATTAAATGTCCCATCACGGACGAGAATTTGTCGATACCCATAATTTGTGCGGGCGTGAAGTGGGGAAGTATGCTGTAAAACATTGGCATGCTGATCAGCCCGCCTCCGCCGACCGCGGCATTGATGGCGCCTGCAATGAAAGCAATGGGAATAAGTATAAATAGCTCGTGCGCCATGATAAATCCTTTACTGATTAATCGCAGTCTTATGGTCCCCAACAAACACGATGTCGGAGACTAATGTGATACGTGAGCGCTATAAAACAGAGGTAATTAGTTTGTGTACCTATTGCCGATGCGGGTAAGCCATCAGCCGTTGTGTATCCGAATAACGTATTCAAAACGGCAGCAATCTTAGGTTGGACGGAACTGAGTGTCTAATATATATTTCTGGATGAATTGATTCATCTGGGGATATTAATGGAGTTTCGCCATCTTCGTTATTTCGTTATGGTTGCCGAGGAATTGCATTTCACTCGTGCGGCGGCGCGTCTGAATATTGGTCAACCACCGCTTTCACAGCAGATTCAGGCGCTCGAAGCCGAGCTAAACGTTCAGTTGTTTCAGAGAACCCGACGGAGTGTGCGTCTGACGGAAGCGGGCGAGCACTTGCTGGTCCGCGCTCGCGAAATTTTGGGGGCAAGCGAGGAGGTAGCGATTGAATTGCAGCGAATTTCGCAAGGAGAAGCGGGAGAACTGAGGA is a window of Dickeya solani IPO 2222 DNA encoding:
- a CDS encoding sulfite exporter TauE/SafE family protein, coding for MAHELFILIPIAFIAGAINAAVGGGGLISMPMFYSILPHFTPAQIMGIDKFSSVMGHLMSVRQFATRLRLPWRLMFPTAVAAIAGAYLGIRMLDFMPSSWMRPVIIVVLTIMVAYTWFRPRFGSQDTSREPTQRDLVKGAALGLAIGFYDGFIGPGTGSFLLFLFVRFFHFDFLRATACAKVVNFGTNSATLFFLIPAGLINYGIAVPLGIASICGSIAGTQLALKGGNHWIRRLFLTLAVTLLIKLLWETIHH
- a CDS encoding GyrI-like domain-containing protein: MTLRFDVAQPKKVHCLRVIGPYHQSVPDGFQKLIAWSQEQPLPWTETLAFYWDDPSETQQDQLRADVALVFPEGTAIGENTLGVREETVPGGLFAVLHTIVSNGEFAKAWSELYDLIAQNGYKPARGICFESYLCDGSSGNWEIEIWQSVDPNDDAQ